The following DNA comes from Cytophagales bacterium.
TCATGCTCCGGGTCATCCTGACTATTCGGAATCTTTAAGCAGAAAACCCGACAGTTTATTATTTGAGAAAGCCATTGCGAAATTCAAGATTGATCCCGGCCAAAGTTGGATGATTGGAGATAAAGAAAGGGACCTGATACCTGCGAAGAAACTAGGAATGAAGACTGTACTTCTGGGTAATCAAAGCGTTATCTCTATGGATTTTAGGATCAAAGAGTTATCAGAACTCAACGCTATTATTCAGAACAAATAGCCACAACAAACGATTGTATGCTTGTCATGTCAACTCAAATAAAGATTTCTACACTAAGAATCTGAATATACTCATTCATCCTAATTGAATTGGATACTATGCTAATGTATACCACCTTTAATAAATGGACAGTGAATGGTTATTTTTCATCAGGTTCATTAACGACCAAAGAACCAGCGAATTAAATCCCTTAGAGAAATAAGCAATGTTTCGAATACTGATCTCGTGCTGTTTTTTGGCCCTTTCCTTTGCCAGTTTTACACAATCATTGGATCTAAAGTTTGAGCGATTTACCGTAGATGAAGGGCTGTCCCACAACAATGTAAAGACCATCATGGTCGACCAGTACGGCTTTGTATGGTTGGGTACCGAAGATGGTGTGAATGTTTTCGATGGCTATTCTTTCCAAACCTACCGCAAAGACCCTTCTGACTCCACGACTATTTCAGACAACTGGGCAAGGGCAATGGTCGAAGATAATAATGGCTATGTCTGGCTGGGCGCCATCAATGGCCTTAACAAATTTGACCCCAGGACCAAGCAATTTGAACGATATAAACATGATACGCAAAATCCAAGAACTTTACCCTATCCAGTTGTCAACGCCTTGATGGTAGACAGTAAAGGTCAATTATGGATTGGAACCGAAGGTGGGATATGTGTGTATCAGGAAGAAACGGATGACTTTCTAAGATTAAACGACGATGTAAATAGGCCCGGATCGTTCAATGGAGGAGTGATCATTCAAATGACGGAAGATCAACAAGGCAGGATCTGGATAGCCACTGATAAGGGCTTATCAGTTACAGAGGATTGGGGGGCTTCTTTCAAAAACTATCAACCTGCCACCAACACAAAGAACCCGTTCCCTATCTTAGGAGACGATGTGAGAAGCATATACACTGATCAAAATAACAATCTCTGGGTTGGCTATCTGGATAAAGGGCTTCAAATTGTAGACCTTAAGGACTGGAGTGAACGTCGCTTCGAACACCGCATGAATGACCCTTATAGTTTATCCAATAATTACGTAAAAGCTATACAGGAAACAGCTCCTGGAGAAGTTTGGATTGCCACCGACAAGGGGCTTAATCTTTATCAGAAAGATCGTTTTCAGGTTTTCGAAAATGACCCTAATAATGAGTATAGCCTTGGCAGCGACATCATGAATAACCTGGTAGTCGACGAAAATCGCAATCTGTTCGTTGCTACAAGATTAGGGGGACTATCAATGGCCTCACTGGAAAAGGAAAAATTTGCTTGGTACAAAAACGTCCCTGGTGACCTTAGTAGTCTTTCGAGTAATTACACAGCAGGATTTGCCGAAAGTCCTGACGGATCGTGGGCCGTAGCCACTGACGGGGGCGGGATCAATCTCTATGATGCTAAAACCAATTCATTTCGATCTTTACAAAACGACCCGCTTAATAACAATACCATATCCACCAACAAGGTATTAGCGCTACTGTATGATGGAAATGATATTTTATGGACTGGTATGTGGGATGGTGGTGTCAACCGCATCGACCTTCGTACGGGAAGGATCAAAAAATACCGACATAATCCAAACGACAGGAGCAGTATTTCATCCGACAATATCTTCCATCTATTCAAGGACAGTAAAAATCAAATATGGGTGGGTACGTGGAGTACCGGCCTCAATAAATACAACCGCGAAACGGACGATTTCAGCCCTTTTTTTAACGAATGGGATGATGAGCACAGTGAAAATATCGGGACCATTAACCGGATGCAGGAAGACAGTGAAGGTACACTGTGGATTGGCAGTGAAGTTGATGGCCTGCTCATGTTCAATGAACGCCAAAACAAAGTCCGTTTGTACGAGGACAAGGATGCTACAGGTAAACTGATCCGTCACTACATCTATGGTTTACTCGTAGATTCTCAGGACCGGGTTTGGATCGGAACCGGAGCGACAGGACTGGTCCAACTGGACAAGGAAACCGGTAAATTCAATTACTTCACTCAGATGAATGGTTTACCGAACAATGGCGTCGTTGGAATCCTTGAAGAAAGCCCGGACGTAATTTGGCTGAGCACCAACAATGGTCTGAGCCGATTTAATATCAAAGAGAAAACCTTTAACAACTACGACAAAAGTGACGGACTCCAAAGCAATCAGTTCATGCCCAGGAATCACCTCCAGTTGTCGACTGGTGAAATGTTGTTTGGCGGCAATAATGGATTCAACCGATTCTTTCCGGAGAACATCAAGAAAAACACGGCCAAGCCGAGGGTCCATCTGATGGACTTCAAACTATTTAACGAATCAATAGCCATTGGAAATGATGAGATACTGCAACAAAATATCCTGTTGACGGAAGCAATCACCCTGAACTATGACCAGAATTTCTTTTCCATAGATTTCGTGGGTCTGAATTACAAACACAGTGAGAAAAATCAATACCAATACATCCTGGAAGGGTTGGATGATGACTGGATAGATGCTGGCACGGAAAGAAAAGTCTCCTACACCAGTGTAGAACCAGGCTCCTACACATTCATGGTCATGGCTTCCAATAACGACGGGGTTTGGAATGAAATGCCTCGTACATTGGAAATTAACATTCTCCCTCCTATTTGGGGCACCTGGTGGTTTAGGATACTCAGTATTTTACTGCTTACCAGTTTGGGGGTTTGGCTCTACCGAAGAAGACTCAATCAACTTAAAAAGGATAAAGAATTACTTGAAACCAAGGTCGAGGAAGCAACTCAACAAGTGCTCGAGCAAAATGAGCAATTGAAAGCGGAAAGTGAGCGCTTGCAAACGGCCATTAAGGAAACCAATTATGTCGTCAATCAAGCAGTGAATTCTGGAAATTTTCAGGCCAGGATTGACATTAGTGACAAAAGTGGATCTTGGAAAGAATTGGGGATATCCATCAATACTTTGTTTGATACCATCGTACAACCTTTCCATGCGATCAATGACATCATCGATCATGTATCCAAAGGTGACCTGACCAAACGATATACGAACGAAGCCAAAGGGGAAATCCTGGATCTGGCAACGAACCTCAACTTTGCACTGGATAATCTGAGCAATCTTCTGTTCAATGTATCGACCAGAACCTCTGAGATTTATTCCTCGACCAAAGAAATGCTAACCTCCAGCGACGAAATGAGCATCAGTACCGGTGAAATCGCTACGGCAGTTGGACAGATCAGCCAGGGAGCCAGGGATC
Coding sequences within:
- a CDS encoding two-component regulator propeller domain-containing protein, with amino-acid sequence MFRILISCCFLALSFASFTQSLDLKFERFTVDEGLSHNNVKTIMVDQYGFVWLGTEDGVNVFDGYSFQTYRKDPSDSTTISDNWARAMVEDNNGYVWLGAINGLNKFDPRTKQFERYKHDTQNPRTLPYPVVNALMVDSKGQLWIGTEGGICVYQEETDDFLRLNDDVNRPGSFNGGVIIQMTEDQQGRIWIATDKGLSVTEDWGASFKNYQPATNTKNPFPILGDDVRSIYTDQNNNLWVGYLDKGLQIVDLKDWSERRFEHRMNDPYSLSNNYVKAIQETAPGEVWIATDKGLNLYQKDRFQVFENDPNNEYSLGSDIMNNLVVDENRNLFVATRLGGLSMASLEKEKFAWYKNVPGDLSSLSSNYTAGFAESPDGSWAVATDGGGINLYDAKTNSFRSLQNDPLNNNTISTNKVLALLYDGNDILWTGMWDGGVNRIDLRTGRIKKYRHNPNDRSSISSDNIFHLFKDSKNQIWVGTWSTGLNKYNRETDDFSPFFNEWDDEHSENIGTINRMQEDSEGTLWIGSEVDGLLMFNERQNKVRLYEDKDATGKLIRHYIYGLLVDSQDRVWIGTGATGLVQLDKETGKFNYFTQMNGLPNNGVVGILEESPDVIWLSTNNGLSRFNIKEKTFNNYDKSDGLQSNQFMPRNHLQLSTGEMLFGGNNGFNRFFPENIKKNTAKPRVHLMDFKLFNESIAIGNDEILQQNILLTEAITLNYDQNFFSIDFVGLNYKHSEKNQYQYILEGLDDDWIDAGTERKVSYTSVEPGSYTFMVMASNNDGVWNEMPRTLEINILPPIWGTWWFRILSILLLTSLGVWLYRRRLNQLKKDKELLETKVEEATQQVLEQNEQLKAESERLQTAIKETNYVVNQAVNSGNFQARIDISDKSGSWKELGISINTLFDTIVQPFHAINDIIDHVSKGDLTKRYTNEAKGEILDLATNLNFALDNLSNLLFNVSTRTSEIYSSTKEMLTSSDEMSISTGEIATAVGQISQGARDQLTRIDESSELIEKILNTSKSVGRQAESINDSAEKGVAKSKTGHDLIQQVNVGMKNILDHSEETNVSIIDLTKKAQDISRVLNIIKEIASQTNLLALNAAIEAAQAGEAGRGFSVVAAEIRKLAVGSKQSVIEIESLISEVQEGTSATAQLIDVMGKNIKLCEEAASESMVTFESITQYYTDSLDKSQEIVQSTRKQTDRVGDVFESIGNVVIIAEETAAGTEQTASSAHELSSGMTNFSQKSRTIAEITEELSQQMGQFTLPVDTSSSSEEISE